TCGATCCGGTGATGGTGGCGAAGAGCGGCGATGCGCTGCTGCGCGACGATGCCGTCGCGGCGCTGATCGAGCAGCTATTGCCGCTGGCCACCGTGGTCACCCCGAACCTGCCTGAAGCGCGGCGCCTCACCGGCGTCGACGGTGAGGATCAGGAATCCCGACGGGCGATGGCCCGGGCGCTGTCGGCGCGCGGGCCCGCGGCCCTGATCAAGGGCGGCCACGGCGCGGGCGACGATCTCCAGGATCTGCTCTTCGATGGGCGTGAGTTCCGCCCTTTCGAGCATCGCCGCATCGCCACCCGCAGCGATCACGGCACCGGCTGCACGCTGTCTTCGGCGCTGGCGGCCCGACTCGGTCGCGGCGAGTCGCTGGTGACGGCGGTGCGGGGGAGCATCGACTACCTGCGCGGTGCGCTGGCGGCGGCCTATCCTCTGGGCGCCGGCCGCGGCCCGGTCGACCACCTCTTCGACCTCTCCTGAATCCCCGTCGCACCAAGC
This is a stretch of genomic DNA from Acidobacteriota bacterium. It encodes these proteins:
- the thiD gene encoding bifunctional hydroxymethylpyrimidine kinase/phosphomethylpyrimidine kinase — protein: MTIAGSDSGGGAGIQADLKTFAAHGVYGMSVITAITAQNTRAVTAVHEVPAEVVAAQIDAVFADLGVDAVKIGMRASVPLVSTVAERLAAWLEETAVPVVLDPVMVAKSGDALLRDDAVAALIEQLLPLATVVTPNLPEARRLTGVDGEDQESRRAMARALSARGPAALIKGGHGAGDDLQDLLFDGREFRPFEHRRIATRSDHGTGCTLSSALAARLGRGESLVTAVRGSIDYLRGALAAAYPLGAGRGPVDHLFDLS